The Winslowiella toletana region ATATAGCCATCCTCAAACCTTTTATTGATAACTATACTTAGTATTCGTGACTGGTTTTTAGCGGTTACCGACTCTTTTTTTACCTTAAAGCAGGGTTGTCCGTCTGCTTTTAGCGAGACCGTTGCCGTTCTGAATGGCAGTGGATGTATAAAGCAACCATTTAACATAAAAAAGCTTAAAGCAACGGTGACTTTCTTCATTTCCACAAGGTTCTCCTGTCGGCAGGATCGTTTAGAAAATATATCAATACGCTTTGATATTTGTTAAGCAGGTCTGGCCCTATTAGTCCGCTAAAATACTTACCATCATTCCATTTGTTAAAGCCTAAATTTATAAGAATATAGTAGTCGGCAATTATCGATGCTTGCTGCTCCATAGGAAAGTCAGCAAGGGTATAATAAGGGGGTAAAGAATATTTGTATTCAACCGCCCAGCTTATCAGACCGCGAATTTTTACATTTACATCCATATGGTGCTGCCAGACATGAGCCATCTCATGGATAAATAACCATTGCTCTCTTGATTTACTCTCTGAGTAGTCATCTTGATAAAGTGATGTAGGATAGTACATCTCGCCATTTGGCGTAACTGCAGTATCTTTATTTTGCAAACCAAATGGAAAATAACTCCCGTGATGTACCCTCACACGATTGTATTCAATGGCAGTTTTAAATATCGACTTAGCCATTTCTAACTCACCCCGAGTCAGATGTCTGGAAGATCCTTCTTCGATAATCATCTTCTTTATCTCCATGAAGTGATTTAATATCGAAAAGATAGCATGGGGACGATTTATTAAAGAGTCTTAAACGAAGAATTTGTGAGGAGTATTTGAAAATAATAGAATAATAATTATTAAAGATATAATTTTAATGTGATGTAATTATACGGGAGAGTTCACTCTCCCGTAGTAATATTAAATGCTAATTAAAACCACTGGCCGAACTTACGCATATACAGCTGTTTCATGCCCTGGCTCAGCAGACAGTATCCCAGCAGAGTTGCCAGTAACCATGGGAAATAGCTTAACGGTAAAGCTTGCAGGCCAAACCATGAGTTAATCGGTGAGAATGGCAGACCTATGCCGATAATCACCACCAGCAGAGTGGTCAGCATAATGGGCCATGTGGCACGGGTCTGGATAAACGGAATCTTCTGGGTGCGCAACATATGCACCACCAACGTCTGCGACAGTAATCCTTCAATAAACCAGCCGGACTGGAACAGCGCCTGATGATCAACATTGTTGGCACCAAAGATGTACCACATCAGTGCGAAGGTGGAGATATCAAACACTGATGAGGTTGGCCCCATCCACAGCATGAAACGACCAATGTTTTTGGCGTCCCATTTGCGTGGTTTACGAACGAACTCCTTATCCATTTTATCCCATGGCAGTGCCAGTTGGGAGATATCGTAAATCAGGTTTTGCAGCAGCAGCTGAATCGCCAGCATCGGTAAAAAAGGAATAAATGCGCTGGCCACCAGAATCGAGAACACGTTACCGAAATTGGAACTGGCGGTAATATTGAGATACTTGATGATATTGCCAAAGGTCTGGCGACCCACCAGTACCCCTTGTTCCAGCACCATCAGGCTTTTTTCCAGCAGAATAATATCTGCGGACTCTTTAGCGATATCCGTGGCGCTGTCGACGGAAATACCGACATCCGCTGCCCGTAACGCTGCCGCATCATTAATGCCGTCGCCGAGAAAACCAACGGTATGACCGTTTTTCTGCAGCAACGTCACGACGCGCTCTTTTTGTGACGGCGTCAGTTTGGCAAAGATAGTGTGCAGTTCTATCCGCGGCTTCAGTTGCTCATCATCTAACTGTTCAATCTCATCGCCCAGCATTGGCACACCCGCATCAACGCCAAGATCGCGGCAGATTTTGGCGGTGATCAGCGGGTTATCGCCAGTAAGAATTTTAACCTGTACGCCATTGTGTTGCAGGGCCTGAATCGCCGCGGCGGCACTCTCTTTCGCCGGGTCGAGGAAGGTCAGCATGCCGCACAGGGTTAAATCACGCTCATCATCAATCTTCAGGCGCTGATACCAGTTGTTATGCTCCATGGTGCGGGTCGCCACCAGCAACACACGATAACCTTGCTGATTGAGCTCGGCTGCGCGTTGAGTGATCTCCTCACGCCACGCTGGCGTCATTTCCTCAACCTTGCCGTTAAGACTAAGGTGAGTGGTGATTGCCAGCATCTCTTCCAGCGCACCTTTGCAGATCAGCTGATGCTGACCCTGCTCATTACTGACGGTGACGGAGAGGCGACGACGGGTAAAATCAAACGGCAGTTCATCGACTTTGCGATAGTTGCGCGGCAGATCCTGACGATTACGCGCAAATTCCAGCACCGCGCGGTCCATCAGATTTTTTAGTCCGCTCTGGTGGTAACTGTTCAGCCAGGCCAGATCAAGTACCTGTCGGCTGGGACGTCCCTGTACATCCAGGTGCTGCTCCAGGGCAATATGATCCTGGGTCAGAGTGCCGGTTTTATCAGTGCACAGTACATCCATTGCGCCAAAGTTCTGGATCGCATTCAGGCGTTTAACCACCACTTTACGGCGTGCCATCGCCATCGCACCTTTCGCGAGATTGGTGCTGACGATCATCGGCAGCATTTCCGGGGTTAAGCCTACTGCCACCGCTACCGCAAACAGTGCCGCATCCAGCCAGTCGCCTTTGGTCATGCCGTTAATCACAAATACGATCGGCACCATAATGAACATAAAGCGGATCAGCAGCCAGCTGACGCTGTTCACTCCACGGTCAAAGGACGTGGGTGCGCGTTTACCGACAATGTTTTTTGCCAGCGAGCCAAACCAGCTCTGATTTCCGGTCGCTACCACCACCGCAGTGGCGTGGCCACTGACGACATTGGTGCCCATCAGGCAGACATTTGGCAAGCCGGGCAGGGCACCTTCACCAATTTCATGCGCAGTTTGTGGTTGATCGTTAAGACAAAATTTCTCCACAGGCAAGGCTTCGCCGGTCAGCGCCGCCTGGCTGACCAGCAGATCCTGCGATTCAATCAGTTTGATATCGGCTGGAATAATATCGCCTGCTGATATTGAAATAATGTCGCCCGGTACCAGCTGTTGCTGATTGACGTACATCCACTGCGGAGTGGAATTATCAGCGTGACGACGGCGAGTGGTCACTTGCGTGCGAACCAGTGATTTCAGCGCATCCGCCGCTTTATTAGTGCGAAACTCCTGCCAGAAACGCAGCAGGCCGCTCAGCCCAATCATTACTGACATAATGATCACGCCAGTCAGATCGGTTTCTTCACCCTGCTGAGCAGGTAACCAGTAGTCGGTGAAGAAACTGATGCTGGCGAGACCCATCAGCACAAAAATAAACGGATTTTTAAACGCCATCAGTAACTGAATTAGCGCGTGTGGGGCTTTCTCCTGCGCCACCTGGTTTAGACCAAATTGCTCAAGACGGACTTCGGCCTGCTGGCTGGTTAATCCCTGTTGACTGGTGTTAAGAGTGGCAAAGGTGCTGTCAATGCTGACCTGCGCCTCGTTGGCAATTGGCCAGCTTTTAGTTTGATACTTTTTCTGGCTGCGCGCTTGTTGCGCCATATCGATCATCTGAGTCATTTCTGCTTATTCCAAATAATACGCACGGCAATCTCTCTCAAGGTGAGATAGTCGTGAAAAAAATATGGCGTTGCAGGTGGGGAAAGAGCTAGCTCACTACTCCCACGCAACGCGTATTACGCTGCGTACTGGGGTGTTCGTCCATGGTAACTCCTTAATTATCACCGGGTGATAATAAGCTTAAAAACCTGAATAACAGGATCGATAACAGGCTGCTGTGCAGCAAAGGCGCAGCAGAAAACCGGCAGGGCTTCAGCCCGGAGGGAAAAGGGTATGGAAAAAAATCAGCATGATAAATACTCGTCTGTTTACAGGTTATCAAAGCAGACGAGCCGGAGGGATCGCTGCTTGCCAGGGTGGCAAGCAACAGGCTTGCCTTAATTAGATCGGTAACTGTCCAAAAAAGGTTTCTCCACAATAATTCGCGGGACGAACTATACTTCCGCCCCCGCAGGCTGTAAACCACGCTTTCTCAACCAAAGCTCAACGTCCAGCTTTTAATCTGTTAAGCGTCTGAAGGTTATCAGTTTGTTGAACTATGCATTTATCTCATTAGAGAATTATCTGCCGGATCCGGCCTTGTTGTCATCAACCCGGTGGGTGAGAGAGTGTTTCGACTCAACTTCGTGATTGATGCGGTACAGTTCAGAGATATTCAGATTGGGATGCAGTTCTCTGATGCGTACAGACCAGTCTTCAATATTTTCATCCTTACGCTGTGCATAATCACCGGGCGTGGCCGAACTGAATATTTGCTGAAATGCCTGAGCGTCACGGGACTGATATCTTTCGGGCCGGAAATATTGCCATGAGGTGGCGAGTCCCTCTGCCGCTGGCGGCGCCAGAGTCGCAGGACTTTGCGTCACTGTTAACAGGTTATGAGTTATTGTACGGATAGCAGGGGGCGCAGTCTGGCTGAGGCTGGATTGGGAAGTGGTGACAATTGCCGGTGCGATTTTCATTGATCAGATCCTTTATCTGAATTTTCACGCGATCATTCTTCAGTCAACAGCGCTTCTCTGCTTCTGTTTTTAGACCATTTTACGATTAGCCAGTTTTTTAGCTGCGTTTTAGATAACCGGTGGTTATAGATATTCCCTAACGATGCGACAACCGTTGTGCAAACCAGCGGATCGCGTGTTTGAAGCGCGGCTATCCAACTCAATCTGGCCGCTTCTGGACGGTGATATGCGCATTTATTCGGTGGGTGTTAAATCGCGCCAGATAATGTTGCTTTTTTGTAAACAGATTAACAAGCAAACGAAATCCTGATATGCTGCCCCACGCGAAACCGGGCACTTTTACCACTTACCCTACACAATGAGGGTTAATCACCCGACGTGAAAACAGGTGTCCGGAAAGCCAAATACAATGAGAGCGAGGAGAACGTCGTGCTAGAAGAATACCGTAAGCACGTTGCCGAGCGTGCTGCCGAAGGGATTGTTCCTAAACCGTTAGATGCTTCCCAAATGGCCGCGCTGGTTGAACTGCTAAAAACCCCTCCTGCGGGTGAAGAAGAATTCCTGTCCGATCTGTTAATTAATCGAGTTCCGCCAGGTGTTGATGAAGCGGCCTATGTAAAAGCCGGATTCCTGGCTGCTGTCGCCAAAGGCGAAGCGACCTCTCCTCTGGTTACTCCTGAAAAAGCCGTTGAACTGTTGGGCACTATGCAGGGTGGTTACAATATCCATCCGCTGATTGATGCGCTTGATGATGACAAACTGGCACCGATTGCCGCGAAAGCCCTGTCGCACACGCTGCTGATGTTCGACAGCTTCCATGATGTTGATGAGAAAGCCAAAGCGGGCAACCCGCATGCGCAACAGGTGCTGCAATCCTGGGCCGATGCTGAATGGTATCTGTCACGTCCTGAGCTGGCAGAAAAAATTACCGTAACGGTATTTAAAGTCACCGGCGAAACCAACACCGATGACCTTTCTCCGGCACCTGATGCCTGGTCACGTCCGGATATCCCACTGCATGCGCTGGCGATGCTGAAAAACCCACGTGAAGGCATCGAACCCGACGATGCGGGTAACGTCGGTCCGATTAAGCAGATTGAAGCGCTGGATAAGAAAGGCTATCCGCTGGCCTACGTCGGCGATGTCGTCGGTACCGGTTCTTCACGTAAATCCGCCACCAACTCGGTGCTGTGGTTTATGGGCGATGACATCCCCTACGTGCCGAACAAAAAAGGCGGCGGCGTGGTGCTCGGCGGTAAAATCGCGCCAATTTTCTTCAATACGATGGAAGATGCCGGTGCACTGCCGATCGAAGTAGACGTCGATAACCTGAATACCGGCGATGTGATTGATATCTATCCTTATAAGGGCGAAGTGCGTAACCATGATACCGATGAGGTACTGGCGAACTTCGAACTGAAAACCGACGTGCTGCTCGACGAAGTGCGTGCCGGTGGCCGTATTCCACTGATTATCGGCCGTGGACTGACCAGCCGCGCGCGTGAAGCGCTGGGTCTGCCACACAGCGATGTGTTCCGCGTGGCGAAGGACGTTGCCGAGAGCAGCCGTGGCTTCTCTCTGGCGCAGAAGATGGTGGGTCGCGCTTGCGGTACTGAAGGCGTGCGTCCAGGCCAGTACTGCGAACCTAAAATGACCTCAGTTGGTTCGCAGGATACCACTGGCCCGATGACGCGCGATGAGCTGAAAGATCTGGCGTGCCTCGGTTTCTCGGCTGACCTGGTGATGCAGTCCTTCTGCCATACCGCAGCCTATCCAAAGCCGGTTGATGTCAGCACTCACCATACGCTGCCTGACTTTATTATGAATCGTGGTGGCGTCTCACTGCGTCCGGGCGACGGTATTATCCACAGCTGGCTGAACCGTATGCTGCTGCCGGATACGGTCGGTACCGGTGGTGATTCCCATACCCGTTTCCCGATTGGCATCTCTTTCCCGGCAGGTTCTGGTCTGGTGGCGTTTGCTGCAGCCACTGGCGTGATGCCGCTGGATATGCCGGAATCAGTGCTGGTGCGCTTTAAAGGCAAAATGCAGCCGGGTATTACCCTGCGCGATCTGGTTCACGCCATTCCGCTGTATGCCATCAAAGCTGGCCTGCTGACCGTTGAGAAGAAAGGTAAGAAAAATATCTTCTCTGGCCGTATCCTGGAAATTGAAGGCTTGCCAGACCTGAAAGTTGAGCAGGCATTTGAATTGTCGGATGCATCGGCAGAGCGTTCTGCTGCCGGCTGTACCATTAAGCTCGGCAAAGATCCGATCATCGAATATCTCAATTCCAACATCGTGCTGCTGAAGTGGATGATTGCTGAAGGCTATGGCGACCGCCGTACGCTGGAGCGCCGTATCCAGGGCATGCAGAAGTGGCTGGACGATCCGCAGCTGCTGGAAGGTGATGCCGATGCGGAATACGCAGCGGTGATCGATATCGATCTGGCTGATATCAAAGAGCCAATCCTGTGTGCGCCAAACGATCCTGATGATGCGCGTCTGCTGTCTGACGTGCAGGGTGAGAAGATCGACGAAGTGTTTATCGGTTCCTGCATGACCAACATTGGTCACTTCCGTGCTGCCGGTAAACTGCTCGATGCGCATAAAGGCCAGTTGCCAACGCGTCTGTGGGTGGCACCGCCAACCAAAATGGATGCGGCTCAGCTGACTGAAGAGGGCTATTACAGTGTGTTCGGTAAGAGCGGAGCGCGTATTGAGATCCCTGGCTGCTCACTCTGTATGGGTAATCAGGCGCGCGTAGCCGATGGGGCGACGGTAGTATCTACCTCAACCCGTAACTTCCCGAACCGTTTAGGCAATGGCGCTAACGTGTTCCTTGCGTCAGCAGAACTGGCAGCTGTGGCTTCACTGCTGGGCAAATTACCCACGCCAGACGAGTATCAGCAGTTTATGGAGCAGGTAGATAAGACCGCGGTGGATACCTACCGTTATCTGAACTTTGACCAGCTGGGCCAGTATACTGATAAAGCGGACAGCGTGATTTTCCAGACTGCTGTCTAAATTCAGTTCAGTTACCGACTGAAAAGGAGCCTGTTAAGGCTCCTTTTTTATTGTCGTCATTATCTGGTCAGTGTTAAACGCTGCTTTTCCTTTCTGAGACTGCGATAATGCGAGTTAACCCCCATTAATTACCCGCTAAGCGCGGAAAATGCACAACAGCAGTGCATGAAAAGGCCGTCTGGCTGTCAGAGGAACGCAGTATGGAATACGAATTTTTGCATGATGTCACCGGGGTGGTGAAGGTTCGCATGTCGATGGGGCATGAGGTAGTGGGCCACTGGTTTAATGAAGAAGTAAAAGAGAACCTGGCGCTACTGGATGAAGTTGAAGCCGCAGTGTTGGCAATTAAAGGCAGCGAGCGTCAGTGGCAACGTGTCGGGCATGAATACACACTGTGGATGGATGACGAAGAGATCATTATCCGTGCCAATCAGCTGAACTTTGAAGATGAAGGGATGGAAGAGGGCATGAATTACTACGATGAAGAGAGCCTGTCGTTTTGCGGCGTGGAAGATTTTCTGGCGGTGATTGCGGCCTATCGTCTGTTTTTACAGGGTAAGTAGCGGCGGCGTTATTTCGCCGCCGGTGTCGGAATGGCATCCTGTATGTCATCGCGACGGGAGCCGTAAACGGCTCCTCCTTACAGTGAAGCTCCGCCACAAATCACCAGTTCCTGTCCGGTAATCGCCCCCGCCAGCGGAGACAGCAGATAACTCACCAGCTCCGCAACTTCCTGTGGCTGAATAAAACGTCCGATCGGCGGCAGCCTGGGCGGCGAGCTTTCGCGTCCCGGCTGGTTCAGCATGGGGGTTGCGGTGGCGCCCGGCGCGACAATATTGACCGTCACGCCTTTAGCTGCCAGCTCAGCGGCCCAGCTTCTGACCATCCCCTTCATTGCTGATTTAGTGGTGACATACTGACTGCGTCCGGCGGCACCGGTTGAGGTGCGGCTGCCAAGCAGAATAATGCGGCCACCGGGCGGAAGCTGTGGTGCCAGCCGGTTAGCCAGTATCTCAGCCACCCGGATATGCAGTTGCCACAGCTGTTCACTGACGGTTTCATCAAGCTCGCCCAGCGCGGCTGCTTTCATCATACCTGCGGCATGGATGATGGCATCAACCGGCTTCAGCGGGTCCAGCGCCTGCTTTAATGCGGCGCTGTCAAACAGGTCGACCGACAGTGAATGAAAAGCAGAGTTATCGTGCGTAATCAGCGTGCGGCTCAGGCCCGTTACCGTCCAGCCATCCTGTAATAATCGTTCGGTGATAGCTGCGCCAATTCCTGAACTGGCACCGGTCACCAGCGCATGGCGACTCATATCGTGGCCTCGGGATTAAGCAGCGCCAGTGGAATTTTAAAGACTGCTTTTCTGACCGTGGCGGGTTCATCGACTGCGCACAGCGCCTGATGCGCTTCACCAGGATAAAAAGTGACAAAATCACCGGCCCGCAGATGAATCGATTGCGTCAGCTGTGGATTTTCAAGGATAAACAGGTCGGGCTTACGCTCCTCTGCTGGCTGCTGTCGGGCATCAGCGCAGGAGAAATGAATTATCTCTTCGCCAGCGAGCATCACCTGAATATCAAGATATTGCCGATGAAACTCAGTATGGCGCGTTGCCCGTGGTGCGGTTTGCGCCGGGCCAATATGACAAAACCAGCTCTCATTGGGCGGCTGAATGCGTCCGTCATCATGAGCTTGCAGTGCGGCGAGACTGTATTCCGGGCGCGAAAGCAGTGACCAGAGCGAGTGGGGTAAGGTCGCCAGCGTCAGAGTGGTTAAATTACCTATGATCATACATTACCTCCTGTCAGCGCCCTGCCCGAGATCGGGCAGGGCTGGCTCGGTTAACCGGTTATCCACTGTTCGTTAATGCGAACGTATTTGATCGCCTGGCGATAATAGGTGTAGGCAATATGCAGCTCGCCATTAATCCCTTGTTTGATGGTCGGATAGGAGAATTCGCGATTCAGCTTCTGCTGTGAGTTATTGGTCATGCAGTAGCCGTCACCCTCATCAAGGTTGCGTTGATACGGCCAGCTTTTACCGCCATCGGTGGAAACCGCCACCGTCATTGGCGCACGTGGCGCACCCCAGAAAGCGCTACGCCCGGTGTGCACTGGCGGTTCAACTGCCACGGCAACATCATCTTCATCCTCAATTTCGTCATATAGCGAGGTACGACGTTCGGTCGCACCGGCGGCACTCATAGGGTTAAACACCAGCGCCAGATGACCATTTTTCAGCGTAGTTACCTGAATCGAGGAGTTATTATTCGGCAGCTCAGTAGCTTGCGGCTCAGACCAGCTCTGGCCACCGTCAGTGGAGCGGCTCTGATAAATGGCGTCAGCCCAGCGGCTGCGATACAGCGCCAGCAGTGTGCCGTCGTTCAGCAGGGTAATGTTCATGTGCACGCAGCCGGTACTGGCGGGTACGGCCACATCGCGCCAGCTTTTACCTTTATCGCTGGAAATTTTTACCGCGCTGTCGTCATTATTTCCCGTCCACTTTTCGCCCGGCTGGGTACGGCAATAAAATACCGGCAGCAGCCAGTCGCCATTGTTCAGCACCACTACCGGCTGGCGGATAAAAGTGCCGGGCTGATCGAGCAGTGTGGCAATCGGTCCCCAGCTGCGGCCAAAATCCGTTGACTGACGATAGCGGACAATCGCAGTGTCCTGATTGCCCGATTTCTGGGCGGTATACATCAGCCACAGCTGGTTGTCAGGATCGAGGAACAGCAGCGGATTTTGCTCGGATCGGGTGGGATCCTCGGATAATTTCACCGCTGGCGACCAGCGGTCGCTGCCTTTTTCCAGCCGGGAACAGTAAATAGAGATATCGGCGATCCCTTCCTGCGTGCCGGCGAACCAGCAGCAGAGCACATCGCCATCCGGCAACGGCAGCAGATTGGCGGCATGATTCTGCGGGCAGTCGGAAGGCAGCATCGCAGTCAGTTGCTGCGCATCCTCTCCGGCCTGGCCGAGTACGCCGCTGCGTTCAAGGGTGACGGTTTGCTGAGTCATATCAGGCTCCACTATTCTGAATTTGCTGTTTAGTTTTCTTGTTCCCTTCACGCGAAGGAATCAAACGATCGATTAGCATAATGATGGCTGGCGTAACCAGTGCGATATACATGTTGTTGATACCAAAAGGATCGCCCAGCAGATACCATACCGAGGTCATAACACAGGCACCAATCAGACCGGCGTTGGCACCGCGTGCGCTTTTGAAGAACGGCAGATAGAAGGCAATTACCGCAACCACCGAAATCGACAGGCGGATGGCACGGGTAAAGAAGGATAACTTCAGGACTTCCGGCACCAGCAGCACGAAGATCAGCGGCGCAAAGCCAATTGCCAGAGACAGCCAGCGGGTCATTTTAAACTCGCGTTCTGGCGTCGGGTTGCGGTAGGGCACATAGAAATCTTTTACGATCAGTGAGGCGATCGCCAGTGCTACGGTACTGACGCTGACAAAAATCGATGCCACCAGTGAGGTAGTGACAATGCCCGCCAGCCATGGACTCATATCCTGCAGGAACACCGGTAACGCATACAGACTATCAATATCCGGGTGCAGATACTTGGCAGCCACGCCGATAATGGCGATAGCAATGGCAATTGGCAGACAAAACAGGAAGGCAATCCAGGTGGCGCGTTTCGCCGATGCCGCATCTTTGGTGGATGAGATGGCCTGAATCACAAACTGGGTGCAGAAAATCGATCCGATGGTACCGATCAGCCAGGCAACGATGGTGCTGGCACCAATATTACCGTCCCAGGTCCAGTAGAAATCAGGCATTTCCTGCACCATTGGCGTAATGCCGCCGGTCATATGCAATGCCACGCCGAGAATCACCAGTATGCCGAAGTATTTAATCGCACTGTGCAGCAATGTCACCCATGCCATGCCTTTCATGCCGCCGAAGGCGAAATAGAAAGTACTGACGATGGCGGTAATAAACGCCGCCACCGGCAGATTCACTTTTAATACCGTAGAAATCGCCGCCGCACCGCTAACGTAGTTACCGACGTTTACCAGCAGCAGGGCATAAATCATAATCAGTGAGATAATATTTTTGGTTGAGGTGCCGTACTTT contains the following coding sequences:
- the yacL gene encoding protein YacL, translating into MEYEFLHDVTGVVKVRMSMGHEVVGHWFNEEVKENLALLDEVEAAVLAIKGSERQWQRVGHEYTLWMDDEEIIIRANQLNFEDEGMEEGMNYYDEESLSFCGVEDFLAVIAAYRLFLQGK
- a CDS encoding putative T6SS immunity periplasmic lipoprotein — protein: MKKVTVALSFFMLNGCFIHPLPFRTATVSLKADGQPCFKVKKESVTAKNQSRILSIVINKRFEDGYMREIWSHREHPFPIKVVVPGECIPVDYHFVPNVKYNVTIYTIIPPDRVETKRSWDVKFLLQDLKPE
- the acnB gene encoding bifunctional aconitate hydratase 2/2-methylisocitrate dehydratase: MLEEYRKHVAERAAEGIVPKPLDASQMAALVELLKTPPAGEEEFLSDLLINRVPPGVDEAAYVKAGFLAAVAKGEATSPLVTPEKAVELLGTMQGGYNIHPLIDALDDDKLAPIAAKALSHTLLMFDSFHDVDEKAKAGNPHAQQVLQSWADAEWYLSRPELAEKITVTVFKVTGETNTDDLSPAPDAWSRPDIPLHALAMLKNPREGIEPDDAGNVGPIKQIEALDKKGYPLAYVGDVVGTGSSRKSATNSVLWFMGDDIPYVPNKKGGGVVLGGKIAPIFFNTMEDAGALPIEVDVDNLNTGDVIDIYPYKGEVRNHDTDEVLANFELKTDVLLDEVRAGGRIPLIIGRGLTSRAREALGLPHSDVFRVAKDVAESSRGFSLAQKMVGRACGTEGVRPGQYCEPKMTSVGSQDTTGPMTRDELKDLACLGFSADLVMQSFCHTAAYPKPVDVSTHHTLPDFIMNRGGVSLRPGDGIIHSWLNRMLLPDTVGTGGDSHTRFPIGISFPAGSGLVAFAAATGVMPLDMPESVLVRFKGKMQPGITLRDLVHAIPLYAIKAGLLTVEKKGKKNIFSGRILEIEGLPDLKVEQAFELSDASAERSAAGCTIKLGKDPIIEYLNSNIVLLKWMIAEGYGDRRTLERRIQGMQKWLDDPQLLEGDADAEYAAVIDIDLADIKEPILCAPNDPDDARLLSDVQGEKIDEVFIGSCMTNIGHFRAAGKLLDAHKGQLPTRLWVAPPTKMDAAQLTEEGYYSVFGKSGARIEIPGCSLCMGNQARVADGATVVSTSTRNFPNRLGNGANVFLASAELAAVASLLGKLPTPDEYQQFMEQVDKTAVDTYRYLNFDQLGQYTDKADSVIFQTAV
- a CDS encoding sodium:solute symporter family protein; its protein translation is MKEFTAEDTLIIIGIVVAYILLTTWLTYRLRSKSSGDFMEGSRAMPAFIVGVMLMSEYIGAKSTIGTAQAAFENGFAASWSVIGAAIGFPIFGLLLVKRIYNTGKITISGAIAEKYGTSTKNIISLIMIYALLLVNVGNYVSGAAAISTVLKVNLPVAAFITAIVSTFYFAFGGMKGMAWVTLLHSAIKYFGILVILGVALHMTGGITPMVQEMPDFYWTWDGNIGASTIVAWLIGTIGSIFCTQFVIQAISSTKDAASAKRATWIAFLFCLPIAIAIAIIGVAAKYLHPDIDSLYALPVFLQDMSPWLAGIVTTSLVASIFVSVSTVALAIASLIVKDFYVPYRNPTPEREFKMTRWLSLAIGFAPLIFVLLVPEVLKLSFFTRAIRLSISVVAVIAFYLPFFKSARGANAGLIGACVMTSVWYLLGDPFGINNMYIALVTPAIIMLIDRLIPSREGNKKTKQQIQNSGA
- a CDS encoding sialidase family protein yields the protein MTQQTVTLERSGVLGQAGEDAQQLTAMLPSDCPQNHAANLLPLPDGDVLCCWFAGTQEGIADISIYCSRLEKGSDRWSPAVKLSEDPTRSEQNPLLFLDPDNQLWLMYTAQKSGNQDTAIVRYRQSTDFGRSWGPIATLLDQPGTFIRQPVVVLNNGDWLLPVFYCRTQPGEKWTGNNDDSAVKISSDKGKSWRDVAVPASTGCVHMNITLLNDGTLLALYRSRWADAIYQSRSTDGGQSWSEPQATELPNNNSSIQVTTLKNGHLALVFNPMSAAGATERRTSLYDEIEDEDDVAVAVEPPVHTGRSAFWGAPRAPMTVAVSTDGGKSWPYQRNLDEGDGYCMTNNSQQKLNREFSYPTIKQGINGELHIAYTYYRQAIKYVRINEQWITG
- a CDS encoding YhcH/YjgK/YiaL family protein, with amino-acid sequence MIIGNLTTLTLATLPHSLWSLLSRPEYSLAALQAHDDGRIQPPNESWFCHIGPAQTAPRATRHTEFHRQYLDIQVMLAGEEIIHFSCADARQQPAEERKPDLFILENPQLTQSIHLRAGDFVTFYPGEAHQALCAVDEPATVRKAVFKIPLALLNPEATI
- a CDS encoding SDR family NAD(P)-dependent oxidoreductase, producing the protein MSRHALVTGASSGIGAAITERLLQDGWTVTGLSRTLITHDNSAFHSLSVDLFDSAALKQALDPLKPVDAIIHAAGMMKAAALGELDETVSEQLWQLHIRVAEILANRLAPQLPPGGRIILLGSRTSTGAAGRSQYVTTKSAMKGMVRSWAAELAAKGVTVNIVAPGATATPMLNQPGRESSPPRLPPIGRFIQPQEVAELVSYLLSPLAGAITGQELVICGGASL
- the mgtA gene encoding magnesium-translocating P-type ATPase, with protein sequence MIDMAQQARSQKKYQTKSWPIANEAQVSIDSTFATLNTSQQGLTSQQAEVRLEQFGLNQVAQEKAPHALIQLLMAFKNPFIFVLMGLASISFFTDYWLPAQQGEETDLTGVIIMSVMIGLSGLLRFWQEFRTNKAADALKSLVRTQVTTRRRHADNSTPQWMYVNQQQLVPGDIISISAGDIIPADIKLIESQDLLVSQAALTGEALPVEKFCLNDQPQTAHEIGEGALPGLPNVCLMGTNVVSGHATAVVVATGNQSWFGSLAKNIVGKRAPTSFDRGVNSVSWLLIRFMFIMVPIVFVINGMTKGDWLDAALFAVAVAVGLTPEMLPMIVSTNLAKGAMAMARRKVVVKRLNAIQNFGAMDVLCTDKTGTLTQDHIALEQHLDVQGRPSRQVLDLAWLNSYHQSGLKNLMDRAVLEFARNRQDLPRNYRKVDELPFDFTRRRLSVTVSNEQGQHQLICKGALEEMLAITTHLSLNGKVEEMTPAWREEITQRAAELNQQGYRVLLVATRTMEHNNWYQRLKIDDERDLTLCGMLTFLDPAKESAAAAIQALQHNGVQVKILTGDNPLITAKICRDLGVDAGVPMLGDEIEQLDDEQLKPRIELHTIFAKLTPSQKERVVTLLQKNGHTVGFLGDGINDAAALRAADVGISVDSATDIAKESADIILLEKSLMVLEQGVLVGRQTFGNIIKYLNITASSNFGNVFSILVASAFIPFLPMLAIQLLLQNLIYDISQLALPWDKMDKEFVRKPRKWDAKNIGRFMLWMGPTSSVFDISTFALMWYIFGANNVDHQALFQSGWFIEGLLSQTLVVHMLRTQKIPFIQTRATWPIMLTTLLVVIIGIGLPFSPINSWFGLQALPLSYFPWLLATLLGYCLLSQGMKQLYMRKFGQWF